CGTCGACATCGCCGCCGGGGTCGATCACCACGCCGGACTTGCTGTCATCGTCGAACAGGATCGTGCAATTCTGCTGGAACGAGGTGACCGGGATGATGCCCGCGCGCAAATTGCCCATGATGATTTTCCCAATTGATCTCGATTCGGTGCCGCGCAAAGTGAACGTCAGGCGCTCCATTGTCACCCCCTCGCCGATGCGAGGCAGCCAGGTGTTTATTGCTGATCCGGTTTCTCGATTGCCAGTGACCCAGAATAGGAAATCTGCGGGAACGGGATCGATATGTTGTTCTTATCAAAGGCGACCTTGGCAGCCTTGGTCATGTCGCGGCTGGTGACCCACCAGTTCGCGGAACTGGTCCAGTAACGCAAGGTCACCGAGACCGCGCTGTCGCCAAGCTCGGAAACGAATACGTCGGGTTCCGGATCCGCCAATATCCGTTCCTCTGCCCGGGCCAGGTCCATCAGAACGCCCTGAGCTTTTTCAATGTCATCCTCGTAGCCGATACCGATGACAAGATCGTAACGCCGTTCCGGTCGCCGCGAGTAATTCGTCACCGGCACGTTCCACAACAGCGAATTGGGCACCATCCGGTACAGCCCGTCGAAGGTTTTCATTTCGGTGGCAAACAGCCCGATTTCCTGCACCGTACCAGCAATACCGCCGGCATCGACATATTCGCCGACCCGGAAGGGGCGCAAAACCAGCAGCATGATGCCAGCGGCGATGTTCTGCAAAGTGCCCTGCAGCGCCAGACCGATCGCCAATCCGGCAGCACCCAGCGCGGTGATGATCGACGCCGTCTGCACCCCGAACTGGCCAAGCACCATGACGGCGACCACCACCAGCACCGCATAACGGACAAACACCGAAAAGAAGCCAACAACCGTTTCATCGACACGGCGCGTGCGTGTGAGCAAGCTGCGGACCCAGCGACCAAGCAGCCGCGAGATGATCCAGCCGGCGATCAGAATCACGATCGCCCCCAGCACCGACACCGAATAGGTCAGCACCAAGAGTTGAAAGCTCTTCAGGGCCTCGCCTCCAGAATCCCACAATTGTGCCAGTTGGAAATCCGATGCCACCGTCTTTATTTCATCCATGCTGCGTCAAAACCCCTTTGATTTGCCTCAACCTAGCGCACCCGACAAACCCACAACGAACGCTGCAAATGATCCCATGTGATTACAGCAGGCACCAAAGCCCGCGGCCAGCCAACGTCCCGGCTTTGTTATCGTTCCGCTCCAGATAGGCACCCCCGACCGAATGTAAAGCAGCAACGTGTCCCGGCAACCGGCTCGGTGCAGGTCGAGCCAACCACCTGCACCGCTCAAACCGGCAAGGCGCCGCCCTCCTTGAGGGTATCGAGCACGATCGCGGTCTTGACGTGCTGGACAGATTCATGCGGCAGCAACACGTCGCTGACAAAGGCTGACAGACTGCGCAGGTCCGGTGTCACCACCTTGATGATGTAATCCATCTCGCCGGTTAGGGAGTAGGCTTCCAAAACCTCAGGCAAGCCGCCGACCAGACGAGCAAAGCGCTGGGCGTTGTCGCGATTGTGCGTCGCCAATGTCACCGTTATCAGGTTGACGATACCGACCCCGAGTTTTTCACGATCGAGATCGGCGCGGTAGCCCTTGATGAAGCCCTCCTGCTCCAGACGGGTCCGCCGACGCGAGCATTGCGAGGCAGACAGATTGATCTTCTGCGACAACTCGTTGTTGGTCAGCCGGCCATCCAGTTGCAACAGTCTGAGCAGCTTGCGGTCGAATTCATCCAGATGCACAACAAGCCTCCATTATCGTCTTTGTATGCATGAAAGATGCGCACATCAATCAATTTGCGCGCCATATGCATGCACCTTGCATCAAATATGCAGCATCATGCGCATCAGTCAACAAGCGTGGGCGATCATGATCCGCGCGAGCATAGAGGAGTGACATGATGGGCCCGTTCCCCCACGATGCGCCACGCGCGGAAATTTCGGAAGACAACCCGGCCGGCACCAACGGTTTCGAGTTTGTCGAATTCGCCCATCCCGAGCCCGAAAAGCTGGAAGCGCTGTTTACCCGCATGGGTTATCAGCCAGTGGCCCGTCATCGCGAGAAGGCAATCACCGTCTGGCGCCAGGGCGACATCAACTACATTCTCAATGCCGAAAAGGGCTCGTTTGCCGACCGCTTCGTCACCACCCATGGCCCCTGCGCGCCGTCAATGGCCTGGCGCGTCGCCGACGCCAAAAAGGCACTCGCCCATGCGGTGTCGAAGGGGGCCGAGGAATATACCGGTGACGACAAGACGCTGGATGTGCCGGCGATTGTCGGCATCGGCGGGTCGCTGCTCTATTTTGTCGACACCTGGGGCGACGAGGGCTCGGTCTATGACGCAGACTTCGACTGGTTGGGCGAGCGCGACCCGAAACCGGAAGGCGCAGGCTTTTACTATCTCGATCACCTGACCCACAATGTCATCCGCGGCAACATGGACAAGTGGTGGGATTTTTACCGCGACCTGTTCAATTTCAAGCAGATCCACTTCTTCGACATCGAAGGCAAGCTGACCGGCCTGGTCTCCCGCGCCATTACCTCGCCCTGCGGCCGGATCCGCATCCCGCTCAACGAATCAACCGACGACAAGAGCCAGATCGAGGAGTTCCTGCGCAAATATAATGGCGAGGGCATCCAGCACATCGCCGTGGGCACCGATGACATATACGAGGCAACCGACTGGATAGCCGGCAAGGGCGTCAAGTTCATGCCCGGCCCGCCCGACACCTATTACGCGCAGTCGACAACACGGGTGCATGGCCACGACGAGCCGATCGAGCGGATGAAGAAGCACGGCATCCTGATCGACGGCGAAGGCGTGGTTGATGGCGGCATGACCAAGATCCTGCTGCAGGTATTCTCCAAGACGGTGATCGGGCCGATCTTTTTCGAATTCATCCAGCGCAAGGGCGACGAAGGTTTTGGTGAAGGCAACTTCCGCGCGTTGTTTGAATCAATCGAGGAAGACCAGATTCGCCGCGGGGTTTTGATCGATGCCGCCGAATAACCCATGTACAACGCCGGGGCGGAATTGACTTAAGCCTTGTTCCGGCCTCAACTCTTGCTCCGTCACGATAAGGCGGGAGATAACAACAAGAGGGATTACGGAATGGAAGCTCTTCTTCCTATTATTATTCAACTGGTCGGCGGCGCGATCGGCGGCAATGCTGTTGGCGCAGCACTTAAACAAGCAGCGTTGAGCCCTGTTGGTCGATCCGTCATTGGTGCGGTCGGTGGTGTCGGCGGCGGTTTACTGCTCAGCGTACTTGGCGGTGACATGGGTGCCTTGTCAGGCGTGCTCGGCGATGCTGTGGGCGGCGTTGCCGGTGGCGGCTTGCTGGCCGGCATCGTCGGCATGGTGATGAGCAACATGAAGAAATAACGGCCTCATCTACAAACAAGTAAAGGCGGCCTCCTTCCGGAAGGCCGCCTTTTTTCACTTCATCAGGCCAAACCGCCGGCGCCCCGGTACAAGCGCCGGCCGGCCTGCAGGCGATGCCGAAGATTATTCGGCAGCTGCCTGTTTGGGTTGAACCTCGGCCATGTAGTCGTTGACCAGATTACGGGCGATCTCGCCGACCGTAAAGCTGTGCGGCCCGATCTCGGAGACCGGCGTCACCTCGGCGGCGGTGCCGGTCAGGAAACATTGCTCGAAGCTGTCGAGTTCGTCGGGCATGATCGCCCGCTCGATCACTTCATACCCGCGCCTTTTGGCCAGATCGATCACCGTGCGACGGGTGATACCGTCGAGGAAACAGTCCGGTGTTGGCGTGTGAATCTTGCCGTCCTTGACAAAGAACACGTTGGCGCCGGTGGCTTCGGCCACCTGGTCGCGCCAGTCGAGCATCAGGGCATCGGCATAACCGCGCTCCTCGGCCCGGTGTTTCGACAGCGTGCAGATCATGTAAAGACCGGCGGCCTTCGAGCGCGACGGCGCCGTACGCGGATCGGGACGGCGATACTCGGCGATGTCGAGGCGAATCCCCTTCATCCGCTCTTCCGGCTTGAAATAGCTCGGCCATTGCCAGATGGCGATGGCCAGGTTGATCCGGCTTTGCTGCGCCGAGACGCCCATCATCTCCGAACCACGCCAGGCGATCGGCCGAACATAAGCATCGGTAAAGCCCTGACGCTTCAACAGCTCGGTGCAGGCCTGGTCGATCTCGGCGACGCTGTATGGAATCTTGAAGCCGAGGATTTCCCCCGACGTGTGCAGCCGTTCGGTATGTTCGGTCAGCTTGAAGATCTCGCCGCCATAGGCACGCTCGCCCTCAAACACGGCACTGGCATAATGCAGGCCATGGGTCAGCACGTGAATCTTGGCATCTTTCCACGGCACGAACGCGCCGTTGAACCAGATTTCGCCTTCTAGTTGATCAAAAGGTACGGACGCCATCTCGTTTCCTCCGGGCGGCCTGCCGCCGCGATAATCGTAATGTGAAGCCGGTGTCGGTGACCGTGAGGCCAGGCGCCGCAAATCAGGCACCGGAAACGGGCATTGGCAAGCCGGCGGACGGGGCCAATTTGGCTCGTGCGCATTTCAAAGCTAGCAATCACCGCAAATTATGTCAACATAGCTGACATATTCGAAAGGAAAGATCGCCATGAGCCGTACCGGCGCAATCAATCCCGACTCAGACGAAATTCTCGTGAGCCCGATGAAGGAAATCGAGGGTATCGATTTCGAGATCATCGAGCTGCTGTTTTTCGCCTATCGCGACTTCACCTCCGACCCCGACGCAATCCTCGACCAGTCCGGATTCGGCCGCGCCCATCACCGTGTGGTTCACTTCGTCAACCGCGAGCCGGGACTGACCGTGGCGGCACTGCTGGAAACGCTCAAGATCACCAAGCAATCGCTGGCACGGGTGCTCAAGCAATTGATCGACAGCGGCTATATTACCCAGGTCGCCGGCCCAGAAGACCGGCGTCAGCGGCGCCTCTACCCCACTGATCGGGGCCGCAAACTGGCGCTGGAACTGGCAAGGCCACAGTCTCGCCGCATCGCCCATGCACTGCAAAACTTGGATGACAATGGCCGTCAGGCGGTAACTGCATTTCTCTCCGGCATGATAAACTCCGAACCGGGGTGCGAGGCCAAGGGCCGCTACGAGGCGAAACAGGAGCATATGCGATGACTACCCCATTGCCGGGCGATGACGCCGCCCATTTGCTTGTCGTAGACGATGACACCCGTATTCGCGATCTGCTGTCGCGCTATCTGACCGAACAGGGGTTCCGGGTCACCACCGCCGCAGACGCAGCCGAGGCAAGGCGCAAACTCGATGGCATCGATTTCGATCTGTTGATCATCGATGTGATGATGCCGGGCGAAAGCGGACTGTCGCTGACCCGCTCGCTGCGCGAGATCAAGACGGTGCCGATCCTGATGCTCACCGCGCTGGCCGAGGGCGAGGCCCGGATCGACGGGCTTGAAGCCGGCGCAGATGATTATCTGCCCAAGCCGTTTAACCCACGCGAGCTGGTACTCAGGATCAACAACATCCTCAAGCGCGGCGGCCAGCCGGCCACACCCAAGGTCGAGCAGGTGGTGTTCGGTCCCTATACCTTCATCATCGCCCGCCGCGAGTTGAAGAAA
This DNA window, taken from Hoeflea algicola, encodes the following:
- the hppD gene encoding 4-hydroxyphenylpyruvate dioxygenase, with amino-acid sequence MGPFPHDAPRAEISEDNPAGTNGFEFVEFAHPEPEKLEALFTRMGYQPVARHREKAITVWRQGDINYILNAEKGSFADRFVTTHGPCAPSMAWRVADAKKALAHAVSKGAEEYTGDDKTLDVPAIVGIGGSLLYFVDTWGDEGSVYDADFDWLGERDPKPEGAGFYYLDHLTHNVIRGNMDKWWDFYRDLFNFKQIHFFDIEGKLTGLVSRAITSPCGRIRIPLNESTDDKSQIEEFLRKYNGEGIQHIAVGTDDIYEATDWIAGKGVKFMPGPPDTYYAQSTTRVHGHDEPIERMKKHGILIDGEGVVDGGMTKILLQVFSKTVIGPIFFEFIQRKGDEGFGEGNFRALFESIEEDQIRRGVLIDAAE
- a CDS encoding mechanosensitive ion channel family protein yields the protein MDEIKTVASDFQLAQLWDSGGEALKSFQLLVLTYSVSVLGAIVILIAGWIISRLLGRWVRSLLTRTRRVDETVVGFFSVFVRYAVLVVVAVMVLGQFGVQTASIITALGAAGLAIGLALQGTLQNIAAGIMLLVLRPFRVGEYVDAGGIAGTVQEIGLFATEMKTFDGLYRMVPNSLLWNVPVTNYSRRPERRYDLVIGIGYEDDIEKAQGVLMDLARAEERILADPEPDVFVSELGDSAVSVTLRYWTSSANWWVTSRDMTKAAKVAFDKNNISIPFPQISYSGSLAIEKPDQQ
- a CDS encoding response regulator; this encodes MTTPLPGDDAAHLLVVDDDTRIRDLLSRYLTEQGFRVTTAADAAEARRKLDGIDFDLLIIDVMMPGESGLSLTRSLREIKTVPILMLTALAEGEARIDGLEAGADDYLPKPFNPRELVLRINNILKRGGQPATPKVEQVVFGPYTFIIARRELKKSGEIVRLTDREREIMVTFAENAGETVPRHELVAGDIEVGERTIDVQINRLRRKIEEDPANPVWLQTVRGIGYRLSVETST
- a CDS encoding branched-chain amino acid aminotransferase, whose product is MASVPFDQLEGEIWFNGAFVPWKDAKIHVLTHGLHYASAVFEGERAYGGEIFKLTEHTERLHTSGEILGFKIPYSVAEIDQACTELLKRQGFTDAYVRPIAWRGSEMMGVSAQQSRINLAIAIWQWPSYFKPEERMKGIRLDIAEYRRPDPRTAPSRSKAAGLYMICTLSKHRAEERGYADALMLDWRDQVAEATGANVFFVKDGKIHTPTPDCFLDGITRRTVIDLAKRRGYEVIERAIMPDELDSFEQCFLTGTAAEVTPVSEIGPHSFTVGEIARNLVNDYMAEVQPKQAAAE
- a CDS encoding Lrp/AsnC family transcriptional regulator; this translates as MHLDEFDRKLLRLLQLDGRLTNNELSQKINLSASQCSRRRTRLEQEGFIKGYRADLDREKLGVGIVNLITVTLATHNRDNAQRFARLVGGLPEVLEAYSLTGEMDYIIKVVTPDLRSLSAFVSDVLLPHESVQHVKTAIVLDTLKEGGALPV
- a CDS encoding MarR family winged helix-turn-helix transcriptional regulator encodes the protein MSRTGAINPDSDEILVSPMKEIEGIDFEIIELLFFAYRDFTSDPDAILDQSGFGRAHHRVVHFVNREPGLTVAALLETLKITKQSLARVLKQLIDSGYITQVAGPEDRRQRRLYPTDRGRKLALELARPQSRRIAHALQNLDDNGRQAVTAFLSGMINSEPGCEAKGRYEAKQEHMR